The following proteins are co-located in the Chryseobacterium daecheongense genome:
- a CDS encoding response regulator encodes MNKEYLNTILVDNDEGNIILFKSILKDLKITVKVQSFSNGEDLMKYLNNAEALIPEVLLMNYTIPKKGMLECLEEIKKDVRLNSMVTGVYCDTLSEEEVERIFVKGANIYIKKPDNYKDLKRVISEVVTLNWQYHTSGLNKDNLILKV; translated from the coding sequence ATGAATAAAGAATATTTAAATACCATACTTGTTGATAATGACGAAGGCAATATTATTCTATTTAAAAGTATACTTAAAGATCTTAAAATAACAGTAAAGGTGCAGTCGTTTTCCAATGGTGAGGATTTGATGAAATATTTAAATAATGCGGAGGCTCTTATTCCGGAAGTGCTGCTGATGAACTACACCATTCCAAAAAAAGGGATGCTGGAATGTCTGGAAGAGATTAAAAAAGATGTGAGGTTGAACAGTATGGTCACAGGGGTATATTGTGATACATTGTCAGAAGAAGAAGTCGAAAGGATTTTTGTAAAAGGTGCAAATATTTATATAAAAAAACCAGATAATTATAAAGACCTGAAAAGGGTAATTTCCGAGGTAGTGACTCTAAATTGGCAATACCACACATCAGGACTCAATAAGGATAATCTTATCCTGAAAGTATGA
- a CDS encoding DUF6496 domain-containing protein, with protein MSKTKYSDKAQEKVGKVMHEFKEGKLKSSSGKKVTSKKQAVAIGISEAREKGLKVPKKKKD; from the coding sequence ATGAGCAAGACAAAATATTCAGATAAAGCTCAGGAAAAAGTAGGAAAAGTAATGCACGAATTCAAAGAGGGTAAATTAAAATCTTCTTCTGGAAAAAAAGTGACAAGTAAGAAACAAGCTGTTGCAATCGGAATTTCTGAGGCAAGAGAGAAAGGCTTGAAAGTCCCTAAAAAGAAAAAAGACTAA
- a CDS encoding thioredoxin family protein, with amino-acid sequence MKKILSIISLFLFTLSFAQVKWMTIEEALKAQKQNPKKILIDFYADWCGPCKIMDKKTFGHPVIEQILNENYYPVKFNAEEKKDIEIFGRTFSNHTVEHKKGKNSLHEFTQYMNVAAVPSTVFLDEKGGPITILQGELSAIELEPYLEFISKDMYKKIKTREQWEDYQKKFKSKIKN; translated from the coding sequence ATGAAAAAAATTCTAAGCATAATAAGTTTGTTTTTGTTTACCCTGAGCTTCGCACAAGTCAAATGGATGACTATTGAAGAAGCCCTGAAGGCTCAGAAACAAAATCCTAAAAAAATTCTTATTGATTTTTATGCCGACTGGTGTGGTCCATGCAAAATTATGGACAAAAAGACATTTGGTCATCCAGTAATTGAGCAGATCCTGAATGAAAACTATTATCCGGTGAAGTTCAATGCAGAAGAGAAAAAAGATATTGAAATTTTCGGGAGAACATTTTCCAATCACACCGTTGAACATAAAAAAGGAAAAAATTCACTCCATGAATTCACACAATATATGAACGTTGCGGCAGTTCCCAGCACTGTTTTTCTGGATGAGAAAGGAGGACCCATCACTATTCTTCAGGGTGAACTTTCAGCTATAGAGCTTGAGCCTTACCTGGAATTTATTTCAAAGGATATGTATAAAAAAATCAAAACTCGGGAACAGTGGGAAGATTACCAGAAAAAGTTTAAATCCAAAATAAAAAACTAG
- a CDS encoding peptide MFS transporter, translating into MYTLEEIQDFKGKYPKQLWTLFTVEMWERFCFYGMRGVLTIFMVDQLGLLEDKANLQYGAIQAFIYAFTFIGGIFADKILGFKRSLVFGGLIMSIGNLIIAFSPHDFFYFGITCSIIGTGFFKPNISSMVGELYKEDDPRRDAGYGLFYAGINIGGLLGGGLCVYLGKYYSWSWCFLAAAVVMILGLITFFATKKTLGPIGDSPLQALPQSKRTTREVLVYIGALLSMPLIFIMVKNTDYTDYFMYLIGIVAVGYFIIETLKQTTPYQKKLVAAFIFIFMYFVFNSIYEQSGGSLSLFAKDNLVHKLLGFGMDPNVINNSANSFFIIIFSPLIGLAWIGLNKRKLEPNTINKFGIGFLFLAAGFFLFYSLRYFAGADGKSSLNLFTFTWLVITFGELCLGPIGMSIITKLSPKKMFGMMMGLWFLASAFGQFAAGKIGASFSEANTGNTNMSKLIAYTDGYKTLGIYALIAGVVLILMSKLVRKLMQDVK; encoded by the coding sequence ATGTATACATTAGAAGAAATACAAGATTTTAAAGGCAAGTATCCTAAACAGCTTTGGACGCTATTCACAGTAGAAATGTGGGAGCGTTTTTGTTTTTACGGGATGCGCGGAGTTCTTACCATTTTTATGGTGGACCAATTGGGCTTATTGGAAGATAAAGCCAATTTACAATATGGAGCAATACAGGCCTTCATTTATGCATTCACCTTTATCGGGGGAATTTTTGCAGACAAGATCCTGGGATTTAAAAGATCATTGGTTTTTGGCGGACTTATCATGTCCATTGGTAATCTTATTATTGCCTTTTCGCCCCATGATTTCTTTTATTTCGGAATTACCTGTTCAATCATTGGTACCGGTTTTTTCAAACCTAATATTTCTTCGATGGTAGGAGAACTTTACAAGGAGGATGACCCAAGAAGGGATGCAGGATATGGATTATTTTATGCAGGTATTAATATTGGTGGGTTACTTGGGGGTGGCTTATGTGTTTATCTGGGGAAATATTATTCATGGTCATGGTGTTTCCTTGCAGCTGCCGTTGTAATGATTTTAGGCTTGATTACATTTTTTGCGACAAAGAAAACCTTAGGCCCTATCGGAGATTCTCCATTACAGGCTCTTCCACAATCCAAAAGAACGACTCGTGAAGTGTTGGTTTATATCGGAGCGTTGCTAAGTATGCCGCTTATTTTTATCATGGTCAAGAATACTGATTATACCGATTATTTTATGTACCTGATAGGAATTGTTGCGGTCGGATATTTTATCATAGAAACATTAAAACAAACCACACCTTATCAGAAAAAGCTTGTTGCCGCATTCATATTCATCTTCATGTACTTTGTCTTCAACTCTATTTATGAGCAAAGCGGAGGTTCTTTATCTTTATTTGCAAAAGATAATCTTGTACATAAGCTTTTAGGCTTTGGTATGGATCCTAATGTTATTAATAATAGTGCCAATTCATTTTTCATTATCATTTTCAGTCCATTGATCGGGCTGGCATGGATTGGTTTAAATAAAAGAAAATTAGAGCCTAATACCATCAACAAATTCGGGATTGGATTTTTATTCCTTGCAGCCGGATTCTTTTTATTTTATAGTTTAAGATATTTTGCGGGTGCTGATGGAAAATCTTCACTTAATCTGTTTACCTTTACCTGGCTGGTCATTACTTTCGGAGAATTATGTTTGGGGCCGATCGGAATGTCTATTATCACAAAACTATCACCAAAGAAAATGTTCGGAATGATGATGGGATTGTGGTTTCTGGCAAGTGCATTCGGACAGTTTGCAGCCGGTAAAATCGGAGCAAGTTTTTCGGAGGCCAATACCGGCAATACCAACATGAGTAAACTTATTGCTTATACCGACGGATATAAAACTCTGGGAATCTATGCATTGATAGCTGGTGTGGTATTAATTTTGATGTCCAAGCTTGTGAGAAAATTAATGCAAGACGTAAAATAA
- a CDS encoding peptide MFS transporter, producing MDNIEALSPKPDELVENKSSRHPKGLWVLFGTEMWERFNFYGMRALLTLFMVNSLLIKEADAAIIYGGFLALCYLTPLLGGFIADKYIGNRYAIIIGGSLMAIGQFLLFISASTFSADIGSAKLIMWLALFIIIFGNGFFKPNISSMVGSLYPKQEKSKLDSAFTIFYMGINIGAFLGQFICPYVGDVKDAATGVRDIFAFKWGFLAASIAMIIGTVTFFILKNKYVVTPEGRPIGGLPKHNTSADFEEGETQTAKFSGPSLGITGLIFVVLFFAFRYLLVGEFGFNSVEMGQLIKGIIYPFIYAAGIALAFLIMTSAENKVERQRIWVIYIVSFFIIFFWAAFEQAGSSLTFIADNQTDRNILGWNMPPSMVQIFNGIFVVILAVPFSLIWDKLRAKGKEPVSPFKQAMGLALIALSYFIIAHNVKDLGSSGLLAIKWLMLLYFIQTCGELCLSPIGLSLVGKLAPKRFASLLYGVFFISNAAGYALAGSLGALIPATGDKFKKAEEIGVNLQDVLDKKVTLTADQIAAFDKAQLPLHNPTFAGFEIHNLFQFFMVFVVLCGIAAVILGLISPILKKMMHGVK from the coding sequence ATGGATAATATTGAAGCATTAAGTCCGAAACCGGATGAACTTGTAGAGAATAAGAGCTCCAGACATCCCAAAGGATTATGGGTTCTTTTCGGAACAGAAATGTGGGAGCGTTTCAACTTTTATGGGATGAGAGCACTTTTAACGCTCTTTATGGTAAACTCCCTATTGATAAAAGAAGCTGATGCAGCGATCATTTACGGTGGATTTTTAGCTTTGTGTTATTTAACACCTCTTTTAGGAGGATTTATTGCTGATAAATATATTGGTAACAGATACGCCATTATTATTGGTGGATCCTTAATGGCCATTGGTCAGTTTTTACTGTTCATAAGTGCCTCCACTTTTTCTGCTGATATCGGAAGTGCCAAGCTTATCATGTGGCTTGCCTTGTTCATTATCATTTTTGGTAACGGTTTCTTTAAACCGAATATCTCCTCAATGGTTGGAAGCCTTTATCCCAAGCAGGAAAAATCAAAGCTGGACTCTGCCTTTACTATTTTCTACATGGGAATCAATATCGGAGCATTCCTTGGGCAATTTATCTGTCCATACGTTGGGGATGTTAAAGATGCAGCAACAGGGGTAAGAGATATTTTCGCCTTCAAATGGGGATTCCTTGCAGCTTCTATTGCCATGATTATCGGAACTGTAACATTCTTCATCCTTAAAAACAAATATGTGGTGACTCCGGAAGGAAGACCTATCGGAGGATTACCAAAACATAATACAAGTGCAGATTTTGAAGAAGGGGAAACCCAAACGGCTAAATTCTCAGGTCCGTCATTAGGAATAACGGGGCTTATATTTGTCGTTTTATTTTTTGCTTTCAGATATCTTCTTGTAGGAGAATTTGGATTCAATTCAGTAGAGATGGGACAACTTATCAAAGGAATTATCTATCCTTTCATCTATGCGGCAGGTATCGCTTTAGCATTCCTGATTATGACTTCTGCTGAAAATAAAGTGGAAAGACAGAGAATCTGGGTAATTTATATCGTATCATTTTTTATTATTTTCTTCTGGGCCGCTTTTGAGCAGGCAGGTTCTTCCCTGACGTTCATTGCGGATAACCAGACAGACAGGAATATTTTAGGCTGGAATATGCCTCCTTCCATGGTTCAGATCTTCAACGGGATCTTTGTTGTTATACTTGCCGTTCCGTTCAGTTTGATCTGGGACAAATTAAGAGCCAAAGGAAAAGAACCTGTATCTCCGTTCAAGCAAGCTATGGGATTGGCATTAATTGCGCTTTCTTATTTCATTATTGCCCACAATGTAAAAGATCTTGGAAGCTCAGGTTTGTTAGCAATCAAATGGTTGATGCTATTGTATTTCATCCAGACATGCGGTGAGCTTTGCCTTTCTCCTATTGGTTTATCACTAGTAGGTAAGTTAGCTCCAAAAAGATTCGCTTCATTACTATACGGGGTTTTCTTTATCTCCAATGCAGCAGGTTATGCTTTAGCAGGTTCGTTAGGAGCTCTTATTCCTGCAACAGGTGATAAATTTAAAAAAGCGGAGGAAATCGGAGTAAACCTTCAGGATGTTTTAGATAAAAAAGTAACTTTAACAGCTGATCAAATAGCTGCTTTTGATAAAGCCCAGCTCCCATTACACAATCCTACATTTGCCGGATTTGAAATTCACAACCTGTTTCAATTCTTCATGGTATTCGTAGTACTTTGCGGTATTGCTGCGGTAATTTTAGGTTTAATTTCACCTATTTTAAAGAAAATGATGCACGGTGTAAAGTAG
- the recG gene encoding ATP-dependent DNA helicase RecG: MNLETSIEYVKGIGPEKAKLIKSVLGISTVEDLLNFYPIRYLDKNKVYKISHLQENNLEIQLKGKITHVQEIQTGKTKRLSAKFNDETGTMDLVWFQYSKWLKEQLPINREVYIFGKINLFNSQFSMPHPEIEIEEKRENDNRLRPIYPSSEKLTKRGLNQKYFQTILRNICKEIPNLIEENLPDYLIKSFKFLSRQHTFLNIHFPQSMEYFEKADQRLKFEESFFFQLGYVLKKIHHKSQAFGNPFPIVGDYFTGFYENHLPFELTNAQKRVLKEIRLDMKKPIQMNRLLQGDVGSGKTMVALLTMLIAMDNGFQSCMMAPTEILAQQHYNGIKELLEKTDINVRLLTGSTKASERKIIHQELENGELSILVGTHAVLEDKVKFKNLGLAIIDEQHRFGVAQRAKLWAKNKIPPHILVMTATPIPRTLAMSFYSDLDVSVIDEMPVGRKPIITAHRREKDRTYVYNFCRDEIKKGRQVYFVYPLIEESETLDYKNLMEGLDHVMNSFPDYNVSMLHGRMKPDEKDAAMNYFASGKTEIMVATTVIEVGVNVPNASVMVIESAERFGLSQLHQLRGRVGRGAEQSYCILMTSDKLSTESRTRIRTMTETNDGFKISEVDMQLRGPGDILGTQQSGVVDFKRLELVKDSGIIKTTKKTVEKILEKDPLLGLAEHQIIKNYYLKYYKGKNKWSKIS, from the coding sequence TTGAATCTAGAAACCTCTATAGAATACGTTAAAGGAATCGGTCCTGAAAAAGCTAAACTCATTAAAAGTGTGTTGGGAATTTCTACTGTGGAAGATTTGCTTAACTTCTATCCTATCCGGTATCTGGATAAAAATAAAGTGTATAAAATTTCTCATCTTCAGGAAAACAATCTGGAGATTCAGCTAAAAGGAAAAATTACCCATGTTCAGGAAATTCAAACCGGAAAAACCAAAAGGCTCTCCGCCAAATTCAATGATGAAACCGGAACAATGGATCTTGTATGGTTCCAATATTCAAAATGGCTGAAAGAGCAGCTTCCCATCAACAGGGAAGTTTATATTTTCGGAAAGATCAATCTTTTTAACAGTCAGTTTTCAATGCCACATCCGGAAATTGAAATTGAAGAAAAAAGAGAAAATGATAATCGCCTGAGACCAATTTATCCAAGCTCTGAAAAGCTGACAAAACGTGGTTTAAACCAAAAATATTTTCAAACAATTCTCAGAAATATCTGCAAAGAGATCCCCAATCTTATTGAGGAAAACCTACCGGATTACCTGATAAAATCCTTTAAATTCTTATCAAGGCAACATACTTTTTTAAATATCCATTTTCCACAGAGTATGGAATATTTTGAAAAGGCCGATCAGCGGTTGAAATTTGAAGAATCATTTTTCTTTCAGCTAGGCTATGTTTTAAAGAAAATTCATCATAAAAGCCAGGCGTTCGGCAATCCATTTCCTATTGTGGGAGACTACTTTACCGGTTTTTATGAAAACCATCTTCCTTTTGAGCTTACCAATGCCCAAAAACGTGTTTTAAAAGAAATACGCTTAGATATGAAGAAACCGATACAGATGAACAGGCTTCTTCAGGGAGATGTAGGCTCAGGAAAAACGATGGTTGCTTTGCTTACTATGCTTATTGCAATGGATAACGGCTTTCAAAGTTGTATGATGGCACCTACTGAAATCCTTGCCCAACAGCATTATAACGGAATAAAAGAATTGCTGGAAAAAACAGATATTAATGTCCGGCTTTTAACCGGTTCCACAAAGGCTTCTGAAAGGAAAATCATTCATCAGGAGCTTGAAAACGGAGAGCTGTCTATTTTAGTAGGCACTCATGCCGTACTTGAGGATAAGGTTAAGTTTAAAAATCTCGGGCTTGCCATTATAGATGAGCAACATCGGTTTGGTGTTGCACAACGGGCAAAACTTTGGGCAAAAAACAAAATTCCGCCACACATTCTTGTTATGACAGCCACTCCTATTCCGAGAACCCTGGCTATGAGCTTTTACTCGGACTTGGATGTTTCTGTGATTGATGAAATGCCCGTAGGTAGAAAACCGATTATAACAGCTCATAGAAGAGAAAAAGACAGAACCTATGTTTATAATTTCTGTAGAGATGAAATAAAAAAAGGCAGGCAGGTCTATTTTGTATATCCGCTGATAGAAGAGTCTGAAACTTTAGATTATAAAAATTTAATGGAAGGTTTGGATCATGTTATGAACTCTTTTCCGGATTATAATGTGAGTATGCTTCATGGAAGGATGAAGCCGGATGAAAAAGACGCAGCCATGAATTATTTTGCATCCGGGAAAACAGAAATTATGGTTGCAACGACAGTAATTGAAGTGGGTGTGAACGTTCCCAATGCCTCAGTAATGGTTATAGAGAGCGCTGAGAGGTTTGGTTTGTCGCAGCTCCATCAGCTAAGAGGACGCGTGGGCCGCGGAGCGGAACAAAGCTATTGCATTCTCATGACTTCAGATAAACTATCAACTGAAAGCAGAACCCGCATCAGGACAATGACAGAAACCAATGATGGATTTAAAATCTCAGAAGTAGATATGCAATTACGCGGACCCGGTGATATTTTAGGTACTCAGCAAAGTGGTGTTGTAGATTTTAAAAGACTTGAACTGGTAAAAGATTCCGGGATTATAAAAACAACAAAGAAAACAGTTGAAAAGATTCTTGAAAAAGATCCCCTGCTTGGTCTTGCGGAACATCAGATTATTAAAAACTACTATCTGAAATACTATAAAGGGAAAAATAAATGGAGCAAAATATCATAA
- a CDS encoding peptide MFS transporter — protein MKTKHPKGLPFLFFTEMWERFGYYLILGIFVLYVIEPTGLKGGLGLPDKTADDIFGTYIALTYLTPFIGGFLADRVLGYIKSIYLGGILMAAGYIGMGVFKDLPLFYTSLALIIIGNGFFKPTISTLLGNLYSEEPYKANKDSGYNIFYMGINIGAFICNIIAAFMRNKFGWGEAFITAGVGMLIGMVIFTIGRKHYIHAAQMKPVQEGDTKLSEILIKVFLPAIIAGAIGWFIPGNIFGSDSTDAFIFACIPVIYFYGSLYFKAKPEEKTAIGALLSVFMISMFFWAVFKQNGTALTRWANYYTDRSVPAAIEKPLENIYMVDGKSYEDKEVPVYDNQFQSQKDKDGNTIKVQGKDVYFKNISSEQRAELEKNPNNKVYLYNTELFQSINPFWVIALTPLIVGFWAILRRKGKEPLTPTKIVLGLFISALSCLVMVLAVMAGDNGAVKVSPWWLVAGYGVITVGELCLSPMGLSFVSKLSPARITALMMGGFFLANSVGNKLSGILASTWYSYDNKMNYFLVNFALLIFATLLGLSMLKRLNRIMKEKGH, from the coding sequence ATGAAGACTAAACATCCTAAAGGCCTGCCTTTTCTATTTTTTACCGAAATGTGGGAAAGGTTCGGGTACTACTTGATTCTCGGAATTTTTGTTTTGTATGTTATTGAACCTACCGGTTTAAAAGGAGGTCTGGGATTACCGGACAAAACCGCTGACGATATTTTCGGGACCTATATTGCACTTACCTATCTAACCCCGTTTATTGGAGGTTTCTTGGCAGACAGGGTTTTGGGATATATCAAATCTATTTATCTGGGAGGAATTCTGATGGCTGCTGGATATATAGGAATGGGTGTTTTCAAGGATCTCCCTTTATTCTACACTTCTCTGGCACTTATTATCATAGGAAACGGTTTTTTTAAACCAACCATTTCTACCCTTCTCGGAAATCTGTATTCTGAAGAACCTTATAAAGCCAATAAGGACTCTGGTTACAATATTTTCTATATGGGGATCAACATAGGAGCATTTATCTGCAATATTATTGCTGCTTTCATGCGTAACAAATTTGGTTGGGGTGAAGCTTTCATTACGGCCGGAGTAGGAATGCTTATCGGTATGGTTATTTTTACCATTGGGAGGAAGCACTATATCCACGCAGCTCAGATGAAACCTGTTCAGGAAGGAGATACTAAGCTTTCGGAAATCTTAATTAAGGTTTTTTTACCGGCTATTATTGCCGGAGCCATCGGATGGTTTATTCCGGGTAATATATTTGGAAGCGATAGCACCGATGCATTTATTTTTGCATGTATTCCTGTCATCTATTTTTATGGATCACTTTATTTTAAAGCAAAACCGGAAGAAAAAACGGCTATCGGAGCATTATTATCTGTTTTTATGATCAGTATGTTTTTCTGGGCAGTTTTTAAACAGAACGGAACCGCTTTAACAAGATGGGCGAATTATTATACCGATCGAAGTGTTCCCGCAGCCATAGAAAAACCTTTAGAGAATATCTATATGGTAGATGGTAAAAGTTATGAGGACAAAGAAGTTCCTGTTTATGACAATCAATTCCAGTCACAGAAAGATAAAGACGGAAATACAATTAAAGTGCAGGGGAAAGATGTTTATTTTAAAAATATATCTTCTGAACAACGTGCAGAATTAGAGAAAAATCCAAATAATAAGGTTTATTTATACAACACTGAATTATTTCAATCCATAAACCCTTTCTGGGTTATTGCTTTAACCCCTCTGATCGTAGGCTTTTGGGCAATATTACGAAGAAAAGGAAAAGAGCCGCTTACTCCTACAAAAATTGTTTTAGGCTTATTCATCTCCGCATTATCCTGCCTGGTAATGGTATTGGCAGTAATGGCCGGAGATAACGGAGCTGTAAAAGTTTCTCCATGGTGGCTTGTTGCCGGTTATGGAGTGATTACAGTAGGAGAACTCTGCCTTTCCCCAATGGGACTTTCTTTTGTTTCAAAGCTTTCTCCTGCAAGAATTACAGCATTGATGATGGGTGGTTTTTTCCTTGCCAACTCAGTAGGAAATAAGTTATCAGGAATATTGGCAAGTACGTGGTACAGCTATGATAACAAGATGAATTATTTCCTGGTTAACTTTGCTTTATTGATTTTTGCTACGCTTTTAGGGCTTTCAATGCTTAAAAGATTAAACAGGATCATGAAAGAAAAAGGGCATTAA
- a CDS encoding S9 family peptidase: MKKILLSLGVAIALQNLSAQEITLDKIYSGYYRGKGIAGITSMKNGENYLVIEQGGIAKYSYKNSQKEGNIVDGQFESYEFSDDESKILLLKERQPIYRHSFLGKFEVKDLKSGKIISVNEGKPVQEPRFSPDASKLAFIADNNLFFQDLNSGKITQITTDGKKNSIINGLADWVYEEEFGHARQYEWTKNSDAIVFIKSDESQVPEIYIPIYGKTLYPTEMRYKYPKAGEKNSVVSAQLYRLDSGKTMPLNLGSFKNYYIPNVFQTAKPDEMVLITSERIQNASDVLKVNTKTGAVQKLFTETDDKWIDTDSPTLEFLEDDSFLWGSERDGHRHLYWYDKDGKLKKQVTKGNWEVTDYYGYNPKSKEIYVQTTEKGSINKVVSKINIENGKSQLISNTEGNNSANFSKNYNYFIETSSSVSKPYTFVLKDGNGKTVKELQNNNDQLQKLQADNFAVKEFITIPNNAGDQMNAWIIKPKNFDPNKKYPLFMFQYSGPGSQQVSNSWDQGNTLWFNHLVQKGYIVACVDGRGTGYKGAQYKKVTYMNLGKYEIEDQITAAKWFGNQSYIDKSRIGMFGWSFGGYMTSLAMTKGADVFKAGIAVAPVTNWRYYDSVYTERFMRTPQENADGYDKNSPTEYSKLLKGKFLLIHGTADDNVHFQNSMEFSEALIQNKKQFDFMAYPDKNHGISGGQTRPQLYQKMTDFILNNL, encoded by the coding sequence ATGAAAAAAATCCTATTAAGTCTTGGTGTTGCCATAGCTCTTCAAAATCTATCTGCACAAGAAATCACATTAGATAAAATATATTCAGGATATTACCGTGGGAAAGGCATTGCCGGAATTACTTCCATGAAAAACGGAGAAAACTACTTGGTTATTGAGCAAGGCGGTATCGCAAAATATTCTTATAAAAATTCTCAAAAAGAAGGTAATATAGTAGACGGGCAGTTTGAAAGCTATGAGTTTTCCGATGATGAATCCAAAATTCTTTTGCTTAAAGAAAGACAGCCTATTTATAGACATTCGTTTTTAGGGAAATTTGAAGTTAAAGACCTTAAATCAGGGAAAATCATTTCTGTTAATGAAGGGAAACCCGTTCAGGAGCCCAGGTTTTCACCGGATGCATCTAAACTGGCATTTATTGCAGACAATAACCTGTTTTTTCAGGATCTGAATTCCGGAAAAATCACTCAGATAACGACGGACGGAAAGAAAAACTCAATTATCAATGGACTTGCTGACTGGGTATATGAAGAAGAATTCGGACATGCAAGACAGTATGAATGGACCAAAAATTCGGATGCCATTGTTTTCATAAAATCAGATGAAAGCCAGGTTCCGGAAATTTATATTCCTATTTATGGTAAAACTCTTTATCCGACAGAAATGCGTTATAAATATCCAAAAGCCGGAGAAAAGAATTCTGTTGTATCAGCTCAATTATACCGTCTTGATTCAGGAAAAACAATGCCCCTAAATCTTGGATCCTTCAAGAATTATTATATCCCCAATGTATTTCAGACAGCAAAACCTGACGAAATGGTTTTGATTACTTCAGAAAGAATACAAAACGCTTCTGATGTTTTAAAAGTTAATACAAAAACCGGTGCTGTTCAAAAATTATTTACAGAAACAGATGATAAGTGGATTGATACGGACAGTCCAACATTGGAATTCCTGGAGGATGATTCTTTCCTTTGGGGATCAGAAAGAGACGGGCACCGTCACCTATATTGGTATGACAAAGATGGTAAACTGAAGAAGCAGGTTACAAAAGGAAACTGGGAGGTAACTGATTATTATGGCTACAATCCAAAATCTAAAGAAATCTATGTTCAGACCACTGAAAAAGGAAGTATTAACAAGGTAGTATCCAAAATCAATATTGAGAATGGGAAATCACAGCTGATCTCCAATACAGAAGGAAATAACTCTGCTAATTTCAGCAAAAACTATAATTATTTCATTGAAACCTCCTCCTCTGTTTCAAAGCCTTATACTTTTGTACTTAAGGACGGTAATGGTAAAACAGTAAAAGAACTTCAGAACAATAACGACCAGCTTCAAAAATTACAAGCAGATAATTTTGCCGTGAAGGAATTCATTACCATTCCAAATAATGCAGGTGATCAGATGAATGCATGGATCATAAAACCTAAAAACTTTGATCCGAATAAAAAATATCCTTTATTTATGTTCCAATACTCCGGGCCCGGTTCTCAGCAGGTTTCTAATTCTTGGGATCAAGGAAATACCTTGTGGTTCAATCATTTGGTTCAGAAAGGATATATTGTAGCGTGTGTAGACGGACGTGGTACTGGTTACAAGGGAGCTCAATATAAAAAGGTAACATATATGAACCTCGGAAAATATGAAATTGAAGACCAGATTACCGCTGCGAAATGGTTTGGAAATCAATCTTATATTGATAAAAGCAGAATCGGAATGTTCGGATGGAGCTTTGGTGGATATATGACAAGTTTAGCTATGACAAAAGGAGCCGACGTCTTCAAAGCAGGAATTGCTGTTGCTCCGGTTACCAACTGGAGGTATTATGATTCTGTTTATACGGAAAGATTCATGAGAACTCCACAGGAAAATGCTGACGGTTATGATAAAAATTCTCCAACAGAATACTCTAAACTGCTCAAAGGTAAATTTCTACTAATCCATGGTACTGCCGATGATAATGTACATTTTCAGAATTCTATGGAATTCTCGGAGGCCTTGATCCAAAACAAAAAGCAATTTGATTTCATGGCATATCCTGATAAAAACCACGGAATTAGTGGCGGACAAACAAGACCTCAGCTCTATCAAAAAATGACGGATTTCATCCTTAATAATTTATAA